The following proteins are encoded in a genomic region of Cryptomeria japonica chromosome 11, Sugi_1.0, whole genome shotgun sequence:
- the LOC131051520 gene encoding actin-depolymerizing factor encodes MAMAFRMATTGMNVSDDCKSMFLELKRKKVHRYIVFKIDEKTKQVLVDKTGGAAESYDDFMASLPDNDCRYAVFDFDFVTVDNCQKSKIFFIAWSPAASRIRAKMLYATSKDRLRRELDGVHYELQATDPTEMDIHVIRDRAN; translated from the exons ATGGCTATGGCCTTCAGAATG GCAACTACTGGCATGAATGTGTCAGATGACTGCAAAAGCATGTTTTTGGAGCTGAAGCGTAAGAAAGTGCACCGATACATTGTTTTCAAGATAGATGAAAAAACTAAACAAGTCTTGGTTGACAAAACTGGAGGTGCAGCAGAAAGCTATGATGATTTCATGGCATCCCTACCAGACAATGACTGCAGATATGCGGTCTTTGATTTCGATTTTGTAACTGTTGACAACTGCCAGAAGAGCAAGATATTCTTCATTGCCTG GTCTCCTGCTGCATCCCGTATCAGGGCAAAGATGCTTTATGCTACCTCTAAAGACAGACTTAGGAGGGAGCTTGATGGTGTTCACTATGAGTTGCAGGCCACAGATCCCACTGAGATGGACATTCATGTCATTAGGGACCGTGCCAATTAG